One Triticum dicoccoides isolate Atlit2015 ecotype Zavitan chromosome 4B, WEW_v2.0, whole genome shotgun sequence genomic window carries:
- the LOC119291805 gene encoding beta-carotene 3-hydroxylase, chloroplastic-like, translated as MAVARLVAAPFPLAAARARGPRARLPFAPLSARPLSRRALVPALQVASEGNGGGLVPARPDQEAEDAATALALARVAVSERAARKESERRTYLVAALMSSLGITSMAAAAVYYRFAWQMEGGEIPVTEMLGTLALSVGAAVGMEFWARWAHRALWHASLWDMHESHHLPRDGPFELNDVFAIVNAVPAMALLAFGFFNRGLVPGLCFGAGLGITLFGMAYMFVHDGLVHRRFPVGPIENVPYFRRVAAAHQIHHMDKFDSVPYGLFLGPKELEEVGGTEELEKEVQRRIRRRQKSDAMQ; from the exons ATGGCCGTCGCGAGGCTGGTGGCCGCGCCattccccctcgccgccgcccgcgcccgcggcCCGCGGGCGCGGCTGCCGTTCGCGCCGCTCTCAGCGCGGCCCCTCTCCCGGCGCGCACTTGTGCCCGCTCTGCAGGTGGCGTCGGAGGGCAACGGCGGCGGCCTCGTCCCCGCCCGCCCGGACCAGGAGGCGGAGGACGCGGCGACGGCGCTGGCGCTGGCGCGGGTCGCGGTGTCGGAGCGCGCGGCTAGGAAGGAGTCGGAGCGGCGGACGTACCTGGTGGCCGCGCTCATGTCCAGCCTCGGCATCacctccatggccgccgccgccgtctactACCGATTCGCCTGGCAAATGGAG GGCGGCGAGATTCCGGTGACGGAGATGCTGGGCACCTTGGCACTGTCCGTGGGCGCCGCG GTGGGGATGGAGTTCTGGGCGCGGTGGGCGCACCGGGCGCTGTGGCACGCGTCGCTGTGGGACATGCACGAGTCGCACCACCTCCCCCGCGACGGGCCCTTCGAGCTCAACGACGTGTTCGCCATCGTCAACGCCGTCCCGGCCATGGCCCTCCTCGCCTTCGGCTTCTTCAACCGCGGCCTCGTCCCCGGCCTCTGCTTCGGCGCC GGTCTCGGGATCACGCTGTTCGGGATGGCCTACATGTTCGTCCACGACGGCCTGGTCCACCGCCGCTTCCCAGTGGGCCCCATCGAGAACGTGCCCTacttccggcgagtcgccgccgcgcaccAG ATCCATCACATGGACAAGTTCGACAGCGTGCCATACGGGCTGTTCCTCGGCCCCAAG GAGCTGGAGGAGGTTGGAGGGACGGAGGAGCTGGAGAAGGAGGTGCAGAGGAGGATCAGGAGGAGGCAGAAATCAGACGCCATGCAGTGA